One genomic region from Grus americana isolate bGruAme1 chromosome 15, bGruAme1.mat, whole genome shotgun sequence encodes:
- the DCUN1D3 gene encoding DCN1-like protein 3, which yields MGQCVTKCKNPSSTLGSKNGERESGSKSHSKRSAVHKDDHGSACGKSSGDILVNGTKKTDAAVESSQPPTFSGDTKKDSVASTEESSLQRIGELFRRYKDEREDAILEEGMERFCNDLCVDPTEFKVLVLAWKFQAATMCKFTRKEFFEGCKAINADSIDGICARFPSLLNEAKQEDKFKDLYRFTFQFGLDSEEGQRSLHREIAIALWKLVFTQNKPPILDQWLHFLIENPSGIKGISRDTWNMFLNFTQVIGPDLSNYSEDEAWPSLFDTFVEWEMERRKKEEETKCITSSDTEGLCAEEQT from the exons ATGGGCCAGTGTGTCACCAAGTGCAAGAATCCTTCTTCTACCCTGGGCAGCAAAAACGGGGAAAGGGAATCGGGCAGCAAGTCACACAGTAAGAGGAGCGCAGTCCACAAAGACGACCATGGTTCAGCTTGCGGGAAGTCTTCAGGAGATATACTCGTGAACGGGACAAAAAAGACGGACGCTGCTGTAGAGTCTAGTCAGCCTCCGACGTTTTCTGGAGATACAAAGAAAGACTCTGTTGCCAGCACGGAAGAATCTTCGCTCCAAAGGATCGGGGAGTTATTTAGGAGGTATAAGGATGAACGGGAAGATGCCATACTGGAAGAAGGAATGGAACGATTTTGCAACGACCTCTGTGTTGATCCCACTGAATTTAAAGTGCTAGTTTTGGCTTGGAAATTCCAGGCTGCTACCATGTGCAAATTTACAAG GAAGGAGTTTTTTGAAGGCTGCAAAGCAATAAACGCAGACAGCATCGACGGCATTTGTGCAAGGTTCCCCAGCCTCTTAAACGAAGCCAAGCAGGAAGATAAATTCAAGGATCTCTATCGCTTCACCTTCCAGTTCGGCCTGGACTCTGAAGAAGGACAGAGGTCGCTACATCGGGAAATAGCCATTGCCCTTTGGAAATTAGTCTTCACCCAAAACAAGCCCCCCATTTTGGACCAGTGGTTACACTTCCTAATCGAGAACCCCTCAGGAATCAAGGGAATCTCCCGGGACACGTGGAACATGTTTCTAAATTTTACTCAGGTGATCGGACCGGACCTTAGCAACTACAGCGAGGACGAGGCCTGGCCGAGTCTCTTCGATACCTTTGTGGAGTGGGAAATGGAGcgaaggaaaaaggaagaggaaaccaAATGCATTACGTCTTCGGACACAGAGGGCCTGTGTGCGGAGGAACAGACTTAG